In Chitinophagaceae bacterium C216, the genomic stretch ATTGTCACCGAAGAATGGGGCCATTTTAGGCTCGTATTACAGGAAATTCACAAACGTGGGCTGAAACTGGGCAAGCAAAGAAAAGACGAATATGTAAATGCACTCATTGATTTTCAATCAAAAGGAGGACACCCGGACGATCGTTTTCTTGATCAATTGCTGACCATGGCCATGATTGAAGCGCGCAGCTGCGAACGTTTTAAAAGATTAAGTGAGGGATTGAACGATCCTTATCTGGCCAAATTTTACCGTCGTTTTATGGAAAGCGAGGCAGGACATTATACTCTTTTTATTGATCTGGCCGAAACCTATCTTCCTAAGGAAAAAGTTCGCAAACGCTGGGCCGAATGGCTAGAGCACGAAGTAGAGATCATGAAGCAATTGGAAATTAGAGGAGATAGAATACATTAATAAGCATTATACATTATTATGTAGGTAAGCCCCTTGTTAGAAATCTGACAAGGGGTTATTATTATTTTAAAAGTATTAGCACCGTCCCTACTTGACAAAACTCTGCTGATATCCATCCCTCTTCCCTATAGAACATACAGCGTATCTCACATTTCAGAATTATTAGCTACTCATAAGCAAACTAAAAGAACCTTACAAATAAATGAATTACAATAAAAAAGGTAATACACTCCCCCTAAGTTAATAAAAATTTTAAAAAGTTTTTTTTGTTTTTACAAAATCATAATATTTTTATACTAAGTTTTTAAAATATTGCTAAAGTTATTTTGATGATTGCCGGCGCAATTCCCAAGAAACAACGATTATACAATGAAATATTGAAGCAGCTATTCTTCAATAAGGTATTATCATGTGCCGATTTAAGCAGTCGCATACACAAAAGCATTCCCTTAACCACACAATACCTCAACGAACTCATTCAGCATAAACTGGTAGTGGAAAGTGGCTACGCCGAATCGACCGGCGGTAGAAGACCTTTGATGTACAGCATTAAAAAAAACGTGTTTTACATTGTGGCTGTTGCAATGGACCAATTGGTTACCCGCATAGCTCTAATATCGTCGGACAATACCATAGTGGGTAAGGTTGAAAAGTACGACTTGCCGCTAGCCAATCATCCAGACGCACTCAACACACTTATTACACATCTTAAGTGCTTCATCAATGAAGCCGGAGTGGCTCCATCAAAGATTATTGGCATTGGCATCGGCATGCCTGGATTTGTAGATCCGGTAAGAGGTTTAAACCACACATTTCTCCCTTGCAAAGAAGGTTCTATTATCAGCAATGTGGAGAATGCGCTACATATTCCAACATTCATTGACAACGACTCTAGTCTTATTGCTTTAGCAGAGCTAAAATGGGGCGCTGCAAGAGATAGGCAAAACGTAATGGTATTAAATATTGGCTGGGGAATAGGATTAGGGATTATCGCAAATGGAAAGCTATTTAGAGGGCACGATGGCTTTGCTGGAGAGTTCAGTCATATCCCTTTGTTTGATAACAACAAGCGGTGTAGCTGCGGCAAATATGGATGCCTCGAAACAGAAACCTCCCTACAGATAGTAGTAGAAAAAGCTATTAAAAAGCTAAAAAACGCTAGTAATAACACACTTCTATCTTCACTTCGTAAGGAAACCACAGAAGAAGCTGCTAAAAAAATCATCGAAGCCGCACAAAAGGGCGACAAGTTTGCCATCGAACAGCTATCGGCATCGGCTTACAACATAGGCAGAGGGGTGGCTATATTGATTCACTTGCTGAATCCAGAGCTTATTGTAATTAGTGGCGTAGGTTCCAGAGCCGGTAAAGTGTGGATTGCCCCCATTCTGCAAGCTATTAACGAACATTGTATTCCCAAGCTTGCAGAACACATCGATATTCAAATCTCATCACTGACATATAATGCTGAGATCATTGGTGCTGCGGCACTAGTAGTAGATAATTTCGATAAAATATCCCGTACCCTGTGAAAGCTTAATTACTAAGCCTGCTGCAGGGAAAGATATATTCATTCACGGCGTAGAAGGACTAAGACGCCTTTATTTATTAAAAATTAAAATGGCAAATATGAAAACAAGAATGCAAAGAATGCTGCTTGCTTTGCTGCTGTGCTGCACTTCGCTACTCAGCTACGGACAGCAAAGAACGATAACGGGTACAGTTATCGACGAGCAAGGGAAAGCCGTAGCGGGCGCTACAGTGGCAGTAAAAGGTACTAATGTTGCAACAGCTACCGATGATGCAGGAAACTTCAGCATCAATGCTACAAGTAACGTTCTGGAAGTGTCGGCTGTAGGCTTTGAAACAACACAAGTAAATATAGAAGGGACAACATCTGTAACTGTTGTGCTAAAAGCAGGAGCTATAAAAGCCGAAGAAGAAGTAGTAGTTACAGCTCTGGGAATTAAACGTCAAGCTAAATCTCTAGGTTATGCCGTACAAGAAGTCAAAGGAGAAACGCTGGCCGGCATGAAAGAAACCAATATTACCAATGCCTTAACAGGACAGGTTGCCGGTTTGCAGATCATGCGTTCTTCCAACGGTCCTGCCGGTTCTTCTAAAATACTCCTCAGAGGCTTTACATCGCTAACCAACGATAACCAACCCCTCATTGTGGTGGATGGCGTTCCAATGAACAACTTTGTAGGACAAAGCAATTCCGACTACTGGAATCCTTCATTAGATATGGGTAACGGTTTGTCGGATCTAAATGCAGAAGATATTGCCAATATATCAGTATTAAAAGGCCCTTCTGCGGCTGCGCTATACGGTACACGTGCAGGTAATGGGGTGATTTTGATTACTACTAAAACCGGTCGCGCACAAAAAGGATTAGGTATCAGCATCAATTCTTCTGTGGGCTTCGAAAATCCTTTTATGATTCCCGACATGCAAAGCGCGTTCGGTCAGGGTAGTAATGGCATCTTCGACCCTGCTTCTTCCTCAAGCTGGGGACCGAAGATTGAAGGTCAGCCAGTAAAGAACTGGGATAGCACTACCTCACCAATGAG encodes the following:
- the nagC_2 gene encoding N-acetylglucosamine repressor, with protein sequence MIAGAIPKKQRLYNEILKQLFFNKVLSCADLSSRIHKSIPLTTQYLNELIQHKLVVESGYAESTGGRRPLMYSIKKNVFYIVAVAMDQLVTRIALISSDNTIVGKVEKYDLPLANHPDALNTLITHLKCFINEAGVAPSKIIGIGIGMPGFVDPVRGLNHTFLPCKEGSIISNVENALHIPTFIDNDSSLIALAELKWGAARDRQNVMVLNIGWGIGLGIIANGKLFRGHDGFAGEFSHIPLFDNNKRCSCGKYGCLETETSLQIVVEKAIKKLKNASNNTLLSSLRKETTEEAAKKIIEAAQKGDKFAIEQLSASAYNIGRGVAILIHLLNPELIVISGVGSRAGKVWIAPILQAINEHCIPKLAEHIDIQISSLTYNAEIIGAAALVVDNFDKISRTL